The Mercurialis annua linkage group LG2, ddMerAnnu1.2, whole genome shotgun sequence genome contains a region encoding:
- the LOC126669261 gene encoding uncharacterized protein LOC126669261: MSKMMVQSRSLLMLVFWLMAVFSFSCSARLGVERQKFEVKKHLNRLNKPALKTILSPDGDIMDCVEMAHQPAFDHPFLKDHKIQMRPSYHPEGLFDDNKVSKESKQGTKPLTQLWHANGKCPEGTIPIRRTKEEDVLRASSVKRYGKKKRRSIPKPRSADPDLTNESGHQHAIAYVEGDKYYGAKATINVWEPKIQQPNEFSLSQLWILGGSFGEDLNSIEAGWQVSPDLYGDNNTRLFTYWTSDAYQATGCYNLLCSGFIQINSEIAMGASISPVSGYRNSQYDISILVWKDPKEGHWWMQFGNDYVLGYWPSFLFSYLAESASMIEWGGEVVNSEPNGEHTSTQMGSGHFPEEGFGKSSYFRNIQVVDSSNNLKVPKGLGTFTEQSNCYDVETGSNEDWGHYFYYGGPGRNSNCS; encoded by the exons ATGAGCAAGATGATGGTTCAGTCCAGAAGTTTGCTAATGTTGGTGTTCTGGTTAATGGCTGTCTTTTCATTCAGTTGCTCAGCTAGATTAGGTGTCGAAAGACAGAAATTTGAAGTGAAAAAACACTTGAATCGCTTGAACAAGCCTGCTCTTAAGACCATTCTg AGCCCAGATGGAGATATAATGGACTGTGTGGAGATGGCTCATCAGCCTGCTTTTGATCATCCTTTCCTCAAAGACCACAAGATCCAG ATGAGGCCTAGTTATCACCCAGAAGGACTATTTGATGACAACAAAGTTTCTAAAGAATCAAAACAAGGAACAAAGCCATTAACTCAGCTGTGGCATGCTAATGGTAAGTGCCCTGAGGGAACTATACCCATTAGAAGAACAAAAGAAGAGGATGTTTTGAGAGCCAGTTCAGTTAAAAGGTATgggaagaagaagagaagaagcaTCCCAAAACCAAGGTCTGCAGATCCTGATCTCACCAATGAAAGTGGCCACCAA CATGCCATAGCTTATGTGGAGGGGGACAAGTACTATGGAGCAAAGGCTACCATTAATGTATGGGAACCCAAAATCCAACAGCCTAATGAGTTCAGCTTATCTCAGCTCTGGATATTGGGAGGCTCTTTTGGTGAAGATCTCAACAGTATTGAAGCTGGCTGGCAG GTGAGCCCAGATCTATATGGTGACAACAACACAAGGCTTTTCACCTACTGGACT AGTGATGCATATCAAGCCACAGGTTGCTATAATCTTCTGTGCTCAGGCTTTATTCAAATCAACAGTGAGATAGCAATGGGAGCAAGCATCTCTCCTGTTTCTGGCTACCGCAATTCCCAATATGATATCAGTATACTTGTCTGGAAG GATCCAAAGGAGGGACACTGGTGGATGCAGTTTGGGAATGACTATGTGCTGGGATATTGGCCTTCATTCTTGTTCTCATACTTAGCAGAGAGTGCATCAATGATAGAATGGGGAGGTGAAGTTGTGAACTCAGAGCCCAATGGTGAGCACACTTCAACTCAAATGGGCAGTGGTCATTTCCCTGAAGAAGGGTTTGGGAAATCAAGCTACTTCAGGAACATTCAAGTGGTTGATTCCTCTAACAATCTCAAAGTCCCCAAAGGACTTGGGACTTTCACTGAGCAGTCCAATTGCTATGATGTTGAAACAGGCAGCAATGAAGATTGGGGTCATTACTTTTATTATGGAGGCCCTGGCAGAAACTCCAATTGCTCCTGA